In the Desulfocurvibacter africanus subsp. africanus DSM 2603 genome, one interval contains:
- a CDS encoding S10 family peptidase, which translates to MHPMRPSLPLFLALLACVYFCSPVLAVQVVPEPSDQEQPAPKAKPAPSAERQSLTRHELRLDGKTHAYTATAGELVIKDEESQEPKARIFYVAYELENAGTSPRPLTFAFNGGPGAASVWLHLGGLGPLRVALHDDGTLPPPPYRLIQNESSWLPFTDIVFIDPVGTGYSRGLGEAKPAGKPFWNIEKDVESVAEFIRLWVTRNGRWLSPIFLAGESYGTTRAALLAPYLQSEFGLQAAGILLISPVLFYETILLSPINDLPFALYLPAYASVAHYHGKAGQGLSLEQLSTQAGAFALEEYLPALAKGSILPEARSREVAGRLSELTGLPAQLYLENHLRLEPARFRRELLQDRERLIGRMDATIAAVNPEPQRSAPSYDPTLQPLYGPFSSAMHSYLIRDLKYQSDLLYEFLNPQVGMSWDWQAAGEEGQGYLDAVTPLKEAMSVSPSMRVLLACGMYDLATPCSAVEYTLNHLWLDDALKKNVILEYYRAGHMMYTHADARKELHDDAERFYRESLNPPNRPSTKPRP; encoded by the coding sequence ATGCATCCCATGCGACCGTCTCTGCCGCTGTTCCTTGCCCTGCTCGCCTGCGTTTATTTCTGTTCGCCCGTTCTGGCGGTGCAGGTCGTGCCCGAGCCGTCCGATCAGGAGCAGCCCGCCCCCAAGGCCAAGCCTGCTCCGTCGGCGGAGCGGCAATCCCTCACGCGTCACGAACTGCGCCTCGACGGCAAAACCCATGCCTACACGGCCACGGCCGGCGAACTCGTCATCAAGGATGAGGAAAGCCAGGAGCCGAAAGCCCGCATTTTTTATGTCGCCTATGAGCTGGAAAACGCGGGGACGAGCCCCCGTCCGTTGACCTTCGCCTTCAACGGCGGCCCGGGCGCGGCTTCGGTCTGGCTGCACCTGGGTGGCCTTGGCCCCTTGCGCGTGGCACTGCATGATGACGGCACGCTGCCGCCTCCACCCTATCGGCTGATTCAAAACGAGTCCTCCTGGCTGCCCTTCACGGACATCGTGTTCATCGACCCGGTGGGTACGGGCTACAGCCGAGGCCTGGGCGAGGCCAAACCTGCCGGCAAGCCCTTCTGGAATATCGAGAAGGACGTGGAGTCCGTGGCCGAGTTCATCCGCCTATGGGTGACGCGCAACGGCCGCTGGCTTTCGCCGATCTTCCTGGCCGGCGAGAGCTACGGCACCACGCGCGCGGCGCTCCTGGCGCCATACCTCCAGAGTGAATTCGGCCTGCAGGCCGCGGGCATTCTGCTCATCTCGCCCGTGCTCTTCTACGAAACCATCCTCCTGTCGCCCATCAACGATCTGCCTTTCGCGCTTTATCTGCCGGCCTACGCCTCGGTGGCCCATTACCATGGCAAGGCTGGCCAGGGACTGAGTCTGGAGCAGCTATCCACCCAGGCCGGAGCTTTTGCCTTGGAGGAATATCTGCCGGCTCTGGCCAAGGGCAGCATCCTCCCGGAGGCGAGAAGCCGGGAAGTGGCCGGACGGCTGTCCGAGCTTACCGGCCTGCCCGCGCAACTCTATCTGGAGAATCACCTGCGTTTGGAACCTGCACGCTTCCGCCGCGAACTGCTGCAGGACAGGGAGAGGCTCATCGGCCGCATGGACGCCACGATCGCCGCCGTGAACCCCGAGCCACAGAGATCGGCGCCAAGCTACGACCCAACCCTCCAGCCCCTCTACGGCCCGTTTTCCTCAGCCATGCACTCCTACTTGATCAGGGATCTCAAATACCAAAGCGATCTGCTATACGAGTTTCTCAATCCGCAGGTGGGCATGAGCTGGGATTGGCAGGCTGCGGGAGAGGAGGGCCAGGGCTATCTGGACGCTGTCACGCCGCTCAAGGAGGCCATGAGCGTCAGCCCGTCCATGCGTGTGCTGCTGGCCTGCGGCATGTATGACCTGGCCACGCCTTGCTCCGCTGTGGAATACACGCTGAACCATCTTTGGCTGGACGACGCGCTCAAGAAGAATGTTATCTTGGAGTATTATCGAGCCGGTCACATGATGTACACACACGCGGACGCGCGCAAGGAACTGCATGACGACGCCGAGCGCTTCTACCGTGAGAGCCTGAATCCCCCGAACCGGCCCAGCACCAAGCCAAGGCCCTGA
- a CDS encoding precorrin-8X methylmutase, with translation MSVHNRPGQPYGHDLDLSDPAEIERRSMAIIEAEAPKPIPFSEVEWPIVRRMIHTTADFELLRLTRFHTEAACAGIAALRSGALVVTDTRMALAGIPIRRLEALGCRKLCLMEDPRVVQRAKAEGITRAMAAVDLALDLRTEFAAAAPLVFVIGNAPTALVRLVRRLAAMEPANGLPVALIVGMPVGFVNAAESKELLVQASPAPWITVTGRKGGSPLAASAVNALAELALERVSSEQGIVQT, from the coding sequence GTGAGCGTTCACAACAGACCTGGACAACCCTATGGGCATGACCTCGACCTGAGCGACCCGGCCGAGATCGAGCGCCGTTCCATGGCCATCATCGAGGCCGAGGCCCCGAAGCCCATCCCGTTCTCCGAGGTGGAATGGCCCATCGTGCGGCGCATGATCCACACCACGGCTGATTTCGAGCTGTTGCGCCTGACCCGCTTCCACACCGAAGCCGCCTGCGCGGGCATCGCCGCCCTGCGCTCAGGCGCGCTCGTCGTCACGGACACGCGCATGGCCCTGGCCGGCATCCCCATACGCCGTTTGGAGGCCCTGGGCTGCCGTAAATTGTGCCTCATGGAAGACCCGCGCGTGGTGCAGAGAGCCAAAGCGGAAGGCATCACCAGGGCCATGGCTGCCGTGGACCTGGCTCTCGACCTGCGTACGGAGTTTGCCGCTGCGGCCCCCCTTGTTTTTGTCATCGGCAATGCGCCCACGGCCCTGGTGCGTCTGGTGCGCCGCCTGGCGGCCATGGAGCCCGCCAACGGCCTGCCCGTTGCGCTGATCGTGGGCATGCCCGTGGGATTCGTCAACGCGGCCGAGTCCAAGGAACTGCTCGTGCAGGCGAGCCCAGCGCCCTGGATTACGGTCACTGGCCGCAAAGGCGGATCGCCTCTGGCAGCCAGTGCCGTGAACGCCCTGGCCGAGCTGGCCCTGGAGCGCGTCTCGAGCGAACAAGGCATCGTACAGACCTGA